TAGCGCTGCTCATTATCGATTTGCTGAGCAGTCAAGCCAAAACGCTGTTCGGCAGGCCGATCATCGCGGATCACTTGGATCAGGTCCTGGAGAAGATCACGGCTATCGCCGTAGTATCCATGCCCGAGCCAGTCGGTGTCGATCATCGAGCAATCGATCGTCTCGACTCCGGCCATCACCACCGGTTCGGGAAAAACGTCTCCTAAGCGACTGTTATTGTGTAACTGGCCCGAAACCATCAGCGCCTTATCGTTCGCGGACGCATACAAGGTGATCGGCAGATTGAGTTCTCGGACCGTTTCCGCCAGTTCGCTGCGGAATTGGCGGCGGTCGATATCAGGCGCGGCCAGCACCAAGGAATCAAGCGACGTCAGAACCGGCGAGCGATCTGCATGCAATTGCCGGATGCTTTCATGAATGATGCGCGTGCCCATGCTGTGCCCGATGAGATGAATACGGACGTTGGGGAATGGTTCGCTGATCGTTTTCAGCATCTCTTGAAACGGGTCTTTTGAGAGTTCGGCGTTGTCTTCATCGGCCAGATATCTGCTCAGGTCGCCGTGTGAGGGCCAAGAGAAAAAGAAGGCCTCGCCTTGAATGTTCAAGTCGACTTTCAATTGAGCCGTTCGCTTGGCGGCCGCTGCAAAAGGAACATTGTAGCCGTGGACGAATACTAAGATCTCTTCCGGCTCTCCTTGGGCTTTCACCTCGTCGATGATCGATTCCGACGAAGTCGGCTCGACCGAGGTGATGATGAAATGCTTTTCGGGATTCGCCGCTTCTTGAAATCCGAGAAAGCTGCGGGGTTCATTGATCTCGCCGGGCAGTCGATCGACAGGAACGGTGACTTCGCATCTTCCCCACGCAACTTCGCCGCTTTCATCCAACACATTGCCGAAGTAATCTTCTGGATCTGCGGATGCACTTTTCGCATTGCGATCGACCAGAGCGAAGAGACCGGCGGCAAGCACGAGAATCGACGCTGCGGCGACAGCGACCGACGATAAGAGTCTCCACCCTTTCTGCATGGTGAAAAAAGTGAGGGTTGCTGTTAAAACGCCGATGATCGTAAGGACCGCAATGACGTCCGCCTGACAGATCCATTGGACAAGCCGGCTGGATAGCGAGCTTGATTGTTCGCCGGGGAGTCGATTGGTCGCATACCATAGTTTGACGGGGACATAGCCGCTGGGAGCTAGTCTGGCCGCAGCGCCATACTGAACCAGTGGAATCGTGTGTACGGATTCGGCGTCGGTCGTCAGCATCAATTCGTTGTTGGCGCTGACGTTCGCAAATCGAAGTTCGGACATCGGCGGAACTTGAAACGTATGCACCGGCCGCCAGTCCTGACTGCTATAGATGGTCGCGACGCCGGGACGCGTGAGGGTCAAAAGGTCGCCGCTTTCCAAAAACTTCAGATACCAAACGTCATCCAGCATCCCCAAAATGAAGTCGAGCGGCTCTTGCTGGACAAGATCCCAGATCTGCACTCCGCCAAATCGACTGGCGACGGCGACCAAGCTTCGAGCTTTGGAGACGTCAAAATCAATCGCTTCCCCGATCGGCAGCGATGTGAGACTCTCGCCGGCGCCCACATCGACCAATTGCAACGACTCGCCTGATTGAAAACCAGCGAGCGAGAGATCGTCATACAACTTGAGATTCGTCTTGAAGTCCGGAAAGGTTTGGACTGGGGTAGCAGTCTTGGAAGTGACGTCGATCAGCGTATAGTTTCCATCGGCGTCTGCGAGGAGAGCCCTGCCCTTGCCGGCGGCGAACAATTTCCCCTGCACTGGCGCTGGGAGAAGAAACTCGGAGTCGGTCGCGCCGTCGCGCAATAGGCGCAACTGCCCATCGCGATCCAGGATCAGCGTCGCCGAGAGATCACGCAGCGGAACCAGATCGGCGATCGGTTGCGCGAGCGCGGCCAGACTCTCTGGCTGTCCGTTCTCGACGTTCGGGTTAAATCGAATCACTTCTCCTTGGTCGGAAACGACCAAGGTTGCGCCCGCACCGGCATCGATGGTTCGAACGATGGGAGAATCAAGCGGGAGCTTGATATGTGATTGCCCTTGGGCGACGGCCAGACCCACTTGCGCCGTGAGAAAAGCAATCGCCACGAAAAAATAGCCCCGTCCCCAGAATTGCCGCTGCACGGATTGACTCCCGTTATGAATCCCTTTCGTATCGCATTCACTGCGATTCTCCCCTATTGGAAGGGGGAGTGAAAGCTGGATCTCTAACGAAGCGTAAAAAGAAGCGGCTTGTTACTTCGCTGCGTCTACATACAGCGGCAAATGCCGGTGATGGACTTCCAGTGACAACAAGTTCATGGTCGTTACGTAGATGCGCCCGGCGTATTCGCCCCAGCGATCTGGGATCGGGCCTTCCGGTTCCCAACTCCCGGCCAGGGGGCCGTCGACCAATTGCGACTCGACGAGCATCGGCTCCAGCCGGTTGTTCCAGGCTTGCCAGTATTCGCCTTTCATGTGGAACATGACCTGGGTCGCGTAATACCAATAATAGGTATCGCGCTGCGGTTGTTCGCGGTTGCCGACTTCCGGCAGATTGGCCAACAGGTGCTCGGCCCCTTGTTGCATGACTTCGGTTTCGCGATTCGATCCCATATAGAGTCGCATCAGCAGACCGACCGCGGTCATCGTCTTGGACGGGTAAAGGCCGTGGCGTTGCTCGGCATTATTGATCGCGTCGGGATTGTAAACGAACAACGCTCCGCCATCGGGCTTATAGGCGGCTCGGGCGAGCCAGCGATTGATTCCGTTGTAGGTTTGCGGCGACGTGTCGAGCCCCGCGAGTTGACCGCTTTTCAGGGCCATCGTCATCCAACCGCTGACCGACGTATCGCCGCCGACTCCAGGGATGTACCGCCAAGCGCCGACCGACGTATCTTGCGACTCGGTAATAAAGTTGATCGCTTTTTGGGCCGGCTCACGCAGGTTGGCGTCCTGCGTCATGCCGTACGCTTCGCACATGGCAATCGATGCGATGCCATGGCTATAAAGCCAAGCGTTGGAATTAGAATAGTTGTCCATCCGCACATAGAGGTCGCCATTTTCCTGCTGGTTTTCGATCAGGAAGGTGAGCCCCTTGCGGACTTCGTTTTGGTACTTGTCGTCCAAGTGATGGTAGCCGGCGCCCATGAACGCGAGCAGCGCTAGTCCGGTGGCGGCCGTGTCCGAATCCATCCGCGAGCGTTCGTTTTGATACGCGGCGACATGTTCTGGCTGCGTCAGCGGGAAGTTCTTCAGGCTCCAACTGCCGTTCGGCATTTGGTGGCGAGCGAGAAACGCGAGACCCCGTTCAATCGCTTCACGCACTTCGGGCGAAGGTCCGTCGGCGCCTTCGCCGG
The nucleotide sequence above comes from Blastopirellula sp. J2-11. Encoded proteins:
- a CDS encoding alpha/beta hydrolase — translated: MAIAFLTAQVGLAVAQGQSHIKLPLDSPIVRTIDAGAGATLVVSDQGEVIRFNPNVENGQPESLAALAQPIADLVPLRDLSATLILDRDGQLRLLRDGATDSEFLLPAPVQGKLFAAGKGRALLADADGNYTLIDVTSKTATPVQTFPDFKTNLKLYDDLSLAGFQSGESLQLVDVGAGESLTSLPIGEAIDFDVSKARSLVAVASRFGGVQIWDLVQQEPLDFILGMLDDVWYLKFLESGDLLTLTRPGVATIYSSQDWRPVHTFQVPPMSELRFANVSANNELMLTTDAESVHTIPLVQYGAAARLAPSGYVPVKLWYATNRLPGEQSSSLSSRLVQWICQADVIAVLTIIGVLTATLTFFTMQKGWRLLSSVAVAAASILVLAAGLFALVDRNAKSASADPEDYFGNVLDESGEVAWGRCEVTVPVDRLPGEINEPRSFLGFQEAANPEKHFIITSVEPTSSESIIDEVKAQGEPEEILVFVHGYNVPFAAAAKRTAQLKVDLNIQGEAFFFSWPSHGDLSRYLADEDNAELSKDPFQEMLKTISEPFPNVRIHLIGHSMGTRIIHESIRQLHADRSPVLTSLDSLVLAAPDIDRRQFRSELAETVRELNLPITLYASANDKALMVSGQLHNNSRLGDVFPEPVVMAGVETIDCSMIDTDWLGHGYYGDSRDLLQDLIQVIRDDRPAEQRFGLTAQQIDNEQRYWYLRP